The following proteins are co-located in the Dermochelys coriacea isolate rDerCor1 chromosome 4, rDerCor1.pri.v4, whole genome shotgun sequence genome:
- the HNRNPDL gene encoding heterogeneous nuclear ribonucleoprotein D-like → MEDMTEYSGGLEEFAEGSKINASKNQQDDGKMFIGGLSWDTSKKDLTEYLSRFGEVVDCTIKTDPVTGRSRGFGFVLFKDAASVDKVLELKEHKLDGKLIDPKRAKALKGKEPPKKVFVGGLSPDTSEEQIKEYFGAFGEIENIELPMDTKTNERRGFCFITYTDEEPVKKLLESRYHQIGSGKCEIKVAQPKEVYRQQQQQQQKGGRGASSGGRGGGRGRGRGQGQNWNQGFNNYYDQGYGNYNSTYSDPSYSGYGGYDYSGYNYPSYGYGQGYADYSGQQSTYGKASRGGGNHQNNYQPY, encoded by the exons ATGGAGGACATGACCGAGTACAGCGGCGGTCTGGAGGAGTTCGCCGAGGGCTCCAAGATTAACGCCAGCAAGAACCAGCAGGACGATGG TAAAATGTTCATAGGAGGCCTCAGCTGGGACACAAGCAAGAAAGACTTGACAGAATATTTATCTCGGTTTGGAGAAGTTGTGGACTGCACAATTAAAACAGATCCAGTGACTGGGCGGTCCCGGGGATTTGGCTTTGTGCTCTTCAAAGATGCTGCCAGTGTTGACAAG GTCTTGGAGCTGAAGGAACACAAACTGGATGGCAAGTTAATTGATCCTAAAAGGGCAAAAGCACTGAAGGGAAAAGAGCCACCAAAAAAAGTGTTTGTTGGTGGACTGAGTCCAGATACAtctgaagaacaaattaaagaatATTTTGGTGCTTTTGGAGAG ATTGAAAATATTGAACTTCCCATGGACACAAAGACAAATGAAAGGAGGGGTTTTTGTTTCATCACATATACAGATGAAGAGCCAGTAAAAAAATTATTAGAAAGCAGATACCATCAAATTGGTTCTGGCAAG TGTGAGATCAAAGTAGCGCAGCCCAAAGAAGTGtataggcagcagcagcagcaacaacagaaaGGTGGAAGAGGTGCTTCTTCTGGTGGCCGAGGTGGTGGCAGGGGACGTGGTAGGG GTCAGGGACAAAACTGGAACCAAGGATTTAATAATTATTATGATCAAGGATATGGAAATTACAACAGCACTTACAGTGATCCAAGCTACAGTGGTTATGGTGGATATGATTATTCTGGCTACAATTATCCAAGCTATGGATATGGACAGGGATATGCAGACTACAGTG GTCAACAAAGCACATATGGAAAAGCATCCCGAGGTGGCGGCAATCACCAAAACAACTACCAGCCATATTAA